A window of Euwallacea similis isolate ESF13 chromosome 10, ESF131.1, whole genome shotgun sequence contains these coding sequences:
- the LOC136411691 gene encoding solute carrier family 35 member C2 produces the protein MCNVVPDNKAVNMFGKRSNVKYTAIDRTEDAPHELETVDFEPMKRKFCTPSCLWSAVFTGALIGTYYIPSVGLTFYQRWLLQRFPYPLLTVVVHMLVKFLLAGLVRLCLQGKYNKQRVTLGWKEYVLAVAPTGVFSGIDIGFSNWGLELITVSLYTMTKSTTIVFILFFSILFKLEKKSWSLCFIVLMITTGLILFTYKSTQFNFVGFVLLLIASISSGLRWTCIQLLLQKSKMGMTNPIDMIYHMQPWMIATLLPFALWNEGIDVVRSCQVLGFMDLHKFFLLALKVLLGAFIAFFMEFSEVTLVTYTSSLTLAIAGIFKEVFILALAFEMNGDIMSPINMAGLFICLCGISGHVIHKIKSAPQTRQTRYEAHEVGETLIEDDVRTEDSEDEKSDTQVLFDILSREKRYSF, from the exons ATGTGCAATGTGGTGCCTGATAACAAAGCGGTCAATATGTTCGGAAAGCGAAGCAACGTAAAGTACACTGCAATTGATAGGACGGAAGACGCTCCACACGAATTGGAAACAGTTGATTTTGAGCCCATGAAGCGCAAGTTTTGCACCCCTTCCTGCCTCTGGTCGGCTGTCTTTACTGGGGCCTTAATTGGCACTTACTACATACCATCGGTAGGGCTTACTTTCTACCAACGATGGCTCTTGCAG CGTTTTCCTTACCCATTGCTCACAGTGGTTGTACATATGTTGGTCAAATTTTTGCTAGCAGGTCTGGTAAGACTTTGCCTCCAAGGGAAATACAACAAGCAACGTGTCACACTTGGTTGGAAGGAATATGTGTTGGCTGTGGCTCCTACAGGGGTGTTTAGTGGCATTGATATTGGTTTTTCTAATTGGGGATTGGAACTAATTACAGTATCTTT GTACACTATGACCAAATCAACTACAATAGTATTTATTCTCTTCTTCTCCATTTTATTCAAGCTAGAGAAAAAG TCCTGGAGTCTCTGCTTCATAGTCTTAATGATAACCACTGGCCTCATACTTTTTACATACAAGTCAACTCAATTCAACTTTGTTGGCTTTGTCCTCCTTTTAATTGCCTCAATTTCGAGTGGTTTACGCTGGACTTGCATTCAGCTCCTACTGCAGAAGTCCAAAATGGGCATGACCAACCCCATTGACATGATTTACCACATGCAACCTTGGATGATTGCCACGCTACTTCCATTTGCCTTATGGAATGAAG GAATAGATGTCGTGCGCAGTTGCCAAGTGTTGGGCTTCATGGACTTAcacaaattttttcttctggCTCTTAAAGTATTATTAGGTGCATTTATAGCTTTCTTCATGGAGTTCAGTGAAGTTACTCTAGTCACATACACATCAAGTTTAACTCTAGCAATTGCTGGGATTTTTAAG GAAGTCTTCATACTGGCGCTGGCCTTTGAAATGAACGGCGACATTATGTCGCCGATCAACATGGCCGGTCTCTTCATTTGCCTGTGCGGCATTTCTGGTCACGTGATACACAAAATTAAGTCCGCTCCGCAGACACGGCAAACGCGCTACGAGGCGCATGAGGTCGGTGAGACGCTGATCGAGGACGATGTGAGGACTGAGGACAGCGAAGACGAAAAGAGCGACACTCAGGTGTTGTTCGATATTTTGAGTCGCGAGAAGAGGTACAGTTTTTAG
- the LOC136411489 gene encoding U6 snRNA-associated Sm-like protein LSm5, which translates to MSTMPVSSSTLLPLELVDKCIGSRIHIVMKNDKEIIGTLLGFDDFVNMLLEDVTEYETTPEGRRITKLDQILLNGNNITMLVPGGDMPE; encoded by the exons ATGAGTACTATGCCAGTAAGCTCTTCCACTCTGCTACCTTTAG AGCTGGTAGATAAATGTATAGGTTCAAGAATTCACATTGTGATGAAAAACGATAAAGAAATAATCGGCACTTTATTGGGGTTTGATGACTTTGTTAATATGTTATTGGAGGATGTGACCGAATACGAGACAACTCCTGAGGGCAGGAGAATTACAAAGTTGGATCAGATATTGCTTAATGGCAATAATATAACAATG CTAGTTCCAGGCGGAGACATGCCCGAATAA